TCTGGTTTAACGCGTTGTAGAAGCGGCCAATAAGTTCTAGCAGGAAGGGCTGCGGCACGGGCCCCAGGGCCTCGTAGTACGTCAAGGCCGCCCGCAGCGTGTCGAGCAGGGCCGGTTGGTTCTTCAACTCGGCAGCGTGGGACCGGTAGTACGCGACGAGGCGCAGCGGCACGCGCTCGGGGTAGTGGAGCCGGGCGGCCAGCGCCGCGGCTTCTTGCTGGGCGGCGTCTTGCTCCCGCCCTTGCAGGGCGGTGGTTGGGTATGTGTCCAGCAGGTGCTCCAGGGTTTGCAGGCGCAGCGAGTCCACGTGCTGGCCGGCGAGTACACGCTGCAGCGAGTCGAAGGGCGCATCCCAGTAGCGGTGGTCGAAGCGGATGGCGCGCAGCCGGCGCTGAAATTGCGCCTTCTCGGCCGGGCTGGGCTGGGCACGGGCTGCGGGGCTGAGCAGCAGCAATAGGGCTAGCCCACTCAGCAGGCGAAGTAGAAAAGCACGCATGGGCTAAACGGGAGAAACGGGTAAGCAAATCGTGAACGTGGTGCCCTGGCCGTCCTGACTTTGTACTGCCAGCGTGCCGCCGTGGCCCTGGGCGATGATGTCGTGGCTCAAGGAAAGGCCCAGGCCGGTGCCCTCGCCCGTGGGCTTGGTGGTGAAGAAGGGCTGGAAAATTTTGGCCTGCACCGCGACCGGCATGCCGGTGCCGTTGTCCGTCACCCGGATGGCGACGTGGCCGTTCGCGCGCGCGGTGGCCACGCTGACGGTGGGCGCGTAGCCCGCCTCGCCGGTCTGCTGGCGCTGGTGCACGGCGTAAAAGGCGTTGCTGAACAGGTTGAGCAGCACCCGGCCCAGGTCGGCCCCCACGGCCTCGACCAGCGGCAGGCCCGGCGCCAAGTCGGTTTGCAGCGTGGCCTGGAAGCCTTTGTCGTTGGCCCGCAGGCCCTGGTAGGCCAGGCGCAGGTACTCGTCGGCCAGCTGGTTGACGTCGGTGGGCGCGCGCTCGCCGGTGCTCGTGCGCGAGTGCTCGAGCATGCCGCGCACGATGGCCGCCGCTCGCCGCCCGTGCTCGGTGATTTTGCCCAGGTTCTGCCGCACGTCCACCGCCAGGGCCGCGACCTCTTCCGTGTCGCCGGCGGCCTGGGCTTCTTCCAGCTCGGCCATTAGTTCGGTGCTGACTTCGGAGAAGTTGTTGACGAAGTTGAGCGGGTTCTGGATTTCGTGGGCGATGCCGGCCGTGAGCTCGCCCAGGCTGGCCATTTTCTCCTTCTGAACGAGTTGGGCCTGGGTGGCGCGCAGGTCGCTGAGGGAGCGTTGCAGCTCGCCGGTGCGCTGGGCGACTTGCGTTTCCAGGGTCTCGTTTTGCGCCGCCAGCAGCGCTTGTTTCTCCTGTTCCTGGGCGATGGTCTGGGCCGAAAGCTGCTCCACCTCTCCTAATTTCGCCAGCAGCTGCTGCGCGTCGAGGGCAAACTCGCGGGCCAGAAACAGGCTGATGCCCAGCGCCGGCACCAGGAAGGCGAGCAGGAGTAAAATAACGAAGATGGGGTAGCCGTGGAAGCGGTATATGTGGGCCACGGCCAGCGCAACGCCGGCCACCAGGCAAAGCAGCCCGATGGCAAAGCCGGTGCCGACAATGCCGACGCCGCGCTGCCGCTCCCGGCCCGCTTGGATGGTCAGGCGCAGCAGCTCGACGATGGCCAGCCCCATGCAGACGACCACTGCGAAATTGGAAGGCCCCGTGCTAAAAACGTAAAAGCTGCCCCCGGCCAGGGTCAGGACACTGACGACCCACAGCCCGTAGTAGAGGCGGCCGGGCCGGTAGCCAAACAGGGCGTACAGCGCCCGCACCGCCCAGAGGTAGCTCAGCAGCTGCAACCAGTAACTGGTCACCCACGCCACTATCTGCTGCGCGTTGGACGAGAAATCAGTGTCCCCTTGCAGGTAGGCGTGCAGGCCGAAGAACAGGGCCGTCGTGCCGGCGTAGAGGGCGAAGTAGCGGTTGGCCGGCCGGGCGGGGTTGTAGCGAAAGAACACCAGGTGCAGCAGCGTGAGCAGCCCAAAGACGCCGGCCAACACCATAAACCGGGTGACAAACTGCGCCAGCTCGGCGTCCTGCCGCCGAGCCTGCGGCGCCGTGAACAGCTGGCAGAAGAGCGGCGGGTAGGAGGTGCGCACCCCCAGCAGCCACGCGGGGTACTGCATGGGGGCAAAGCGCACGGCCAGCACGTGCGGCCCGCGGCCCAGGGCGGGCAGGTCCAGCGGCGCGGACGCGTTGGGGTTGCTCTCCACCCGGCGCAGGTCGGGGTGCAGGCGGCCCTCGCGGCGCAGCAGTTGCCCATCCAGGTAGAGCTCAAAGGCGCCGGTGCCGTTGGGCCGCAGCAGCAGCACCTGCCGGCTCAGGCTGTCGCCGAGTTGGAAGCGCAGCCGCAGCCAGCTCCGGCCCGTGTAAAAGCGTGTGGGCTGCTCGCGCCAAGGGCGCACGGGGTTGAGCGTGTCCCAGGCGCTATCGTCGAAATCGGGCCGGGCCCAGGCGGGGTCGTCGCCGGGGTGGTAGCGCCAGCCTTTGGTGAGCGTCAGGCCGGCGGCGGGCAGGCGCGTTACGTGCAGGACGGCGGTGTCGGCGGGCAACGGGGTGGCCCGGGCGGGCAGGGTCAGCAGCCAGACGGCGGCCAGCAACAACAAGTAGCGCATAAAGCCAGGGACCACGCCGCCAGCCCTACACGGAAGTGGAATTAATTAAAGGGAAAGTTGAGCTTTGAACGGGCAAGCTACGGCGAAAACGGGTTTATCCGTGCCGCACCCGCTTGACCGACAAGGCCTGCGGTGCGTGCACGTTAACAGGCCTTTCAGGCCGCGCCGACCCCCGTCTGCGCGAAGCGACTTCCACTTACGCCCTGCGACCGTTCAGTCTAACGGTCGAAAAAGCTAAGGAGGAGTTAATTGACTGCCGGCTAGCATCGGGAAAATAAGGGTTTTCGCTGTATATACTTGTACATTTGAGTGCCCAAATTCAACTCTTTCTTCATGAAGTTACTTTTCCTCCTGGCTTTAGTGGTTGGCCCCGCCCTGGCTCAGGCCCAAACGGTTCAAAACAACGCCATTGTCATCGGCCGGGTCGATAGCGTCACGTCGGCCGTCTTGAAGGAAAAGCGCAAGCTTTGGGTGTATGTGCCGGACGGCGCCACCAGCCCGGTCTATGCTCCGCGGCGCTACCCCGTGGTGTACCTGCTCGAC
This region of Hymenobacter sedentarius genomic DNA includes:
- a CDS encoding sensor histidine kinase: MRYLLLLAAVWLLTLPARATPLPADTAVLHVTRLPAAGLTLTKGWRYHPGDDPAWARPDFDDSAWDTLNPVRPWREQPTRFYTGRSWLRLRFQLGDSLSRQVLLLRPNGTGAFELYLDGQLLRREGRLHPDLRRVESNPNASAPLDLPALGRGPHVLAVRFAPMQYPAWLLGVRTSYPPLFCQLFTAPQARRQDAELAQFVTRFMVLAGVFGLLTLLHLVFFRYNPARPANRYFALYAGTTALFFGLHAYLQGDTDFSSNAQQIVAWVTSYWLQLLSYLWAVRALYALFGYRPGRLYYGLWVVSVLTLAGGSFYVFSTGPSNFAVVVCMGLAIVELLRLTIQAGRERQRGVGIVGTGFAIGLLCLVAGVALAVAHIYRFHGYPIFVILLLLAFLVPALGISLFLAREFALDAQQLLAKLGEVEQLSAQTIAQEQEKQALLAAQNETLETQVAQRTGELQRSLSDLRATQAQLVQKEKMASLGELTAGIAHEIQNPLNFVNNFSEVSTELMAELEEAQAAGDTEEVAALAVDVRQNLGKITEHGRRAAAIVRGMLEHSRTSTGERAPTDVNQLADEYLRLAYQGLRANDKGFQATLQTDLAPGLPLVEAVGADLGRVLLNLFSNAFYAVHQRQQTGEAGYAPTVSVATARANGHVAIRVTDNGTGMPVAVQAKIFQPFFTTKPTGEGTGLGLSLSHDIIAQGHGGTLAVQSQDGQGTTFTICLPVSPV